In Nasonia vitripennis strain AsymCx chromosome 2, Nvit_psr_1.1, whole genome shotgun sequence, a genomic segment contains:
- the LOC100119547 gene encoding ADP-ribose pyrophosphatase, mitochondrial isoform X2 produces the protein MTNDNNTVTVTTIFLPDDKVSWDVSFPQYSPVIYTSKVLQGKPWADPDIGDSSFTPKWNVLDDGGKINRISYVSQYSVDHDNSPLNPCGRTGIKGRGVLGRWGPNHAADPIVTKWKRRKDNSIEIEPATNKPILQFVGIQRRDSGEWAIPGGMVDPGEKVTTTLRREFMEEAMNSLEKNPDELKNAEKVITEFFQEGEEIYKGYVDDPRNTDNAWMETVAYNFHDETGEIVGNMNLQAGDDAKNVRWIDVSDSLVLYASHKDLVLKVAEKHKSYW, from the exons ATGACAAATGACAATAATACTGTAACAGTTACAACTATTTTTC TTCCAGATGACAAAGTTTCTTGGGATGTGAGTTTTCCACAATATTCCCCAGTCATATACACATCAAAAGTTTTACAGGGAAAACCCTGGGCAGATCCTGATATTGGAGACTCATCCTTTACTCCTAAATGGAATGTGCTTGATGATGGCG GAAAAATCAATCGTATAAGCTATGTTTCCCAGTATTCTGTGGATCATGATAATTCACCTTTGAACCCTTGTGGTCGTACTGGAATAAAAGGTAGAGGTGTATTGGGTAGATGGGGACCAAATCATGCTGCAGATCCAATAGTTACAAAGTGGAAGAGGAGAAAGGATAATTCAATAGAAATTGAGCCAGCTACGAACAAACCAATACTTCAGTTTGTTGGCATTCAGAGGAGGGATAGCGGGGAATGGGCAATACCAGGTGGAATGGTAGATCCTGGTGAAAAAGTAACAACTACTTTACGGAGAGAATTTATGGAGGAAGCAATGAACTCTCTTGAAAAGAATCCAGATGAGTTAAAAAATGCTGAAAAAGTGATCACAGAGTTTTTTCAAGAGGGTGAAGAAATCTATAAAGGATATGTTGATGATCCAAGAAACACTGACAATGCTTGGATGGAGACAGTTGCATATAATTTTCACGACGAGACTGGAGAGATTGTTGGAAATATGAATTTGCAAGCTGGTGATGATGCAAAAAATGTAAGGTGGATAGATGTTAGTGATTCTCTGGTGCTTTATGCAAGTCACAAAGATCTTGTTTTAAAAGTGGCAGAAAAGCATAAATCCTACTGGTAA
- the LOC100119547 gene encoding ADP-ribose pyrophosphatase, mitochondrial isoform X1 — protein MRRGICNMIHKKCRNSVYPLSNVQRFSVPDDKVSWDVSFPQYSPVIYTSKVLQGKPWADPDIGDSSFTPKWNVLDDGGKINRISYVSQYSVDHDNSPLNPCGRTGIKGRGVLGRWGPNHAADPIVTKWKRRKDNSIEIEPATNKPILQFVGIQRRDSGEWAIPGGMVDPGEKVTTTLRREFMEEAMNSLEKNPDELKNAEKVITEFFQEGEEIYKGYVDDPRNTDNAWMETVAYNFHDETGEIVGNMNLQAGDDAKNVRWIDVSDSLVLYASHKDLVLKVAEKHKSYW, from the exons atGAGGCGTGGTATTTGCAATATGATCCACAAAAAATGTAGGAACAGCGTCTATCCTTTGTCAAATGTTCAACGATTCTCAGTTCCAGATGACAAAGTTTCTTGGGATGTGAGTTTTCCACAATATTCCCCAGTCATATACACATCAAAAGTTTTACAGGGAAAACCCTGGGCAGATCCTGATATTGGAGACTCATCCTTTACTCCTAAATGGAATGTGCTTGATGATGGCG GAAAAATCAATCGTATAAGCTATGTTTCCCAGTATTCTGTGGATCATGATAATTCACCTTTGAACCCTTGTGGTCGTACTGGAATAAAAGGTAGAGGTGTATTGGGTAGATGGGGACCAAATCATGCTGCAGATCCAATAGTTACAAAGTGGAAGAGGAGAAAGGATAATTCAATAGAAATTGAGCCAGCTACGAACAAACCAATACTTCAGTTTGTTGGCATTCAGAGGAGGGATAGCGGGGAATGGGCAATACCAGGTGGAATGGTAGATCCTGGTGAAAAAGTAACAACTACTTTACGGAGAGAATTTATGGAGGAAGCAATGAACTCTCTTGAAAAGAATCCAGATGAGTTAAAAAATGCTGAAAAAGTGATCACAGAGTTTTTTCAAGAGGGTGAAGAAATCTATAAAGGATATGTTGATGATCCAAGAAACACTGACAATGCTTGGATGGAGACAGTTGCATATAATTTTCACGACGAGACTGGAGAGATTGTTGGAAATATGAATTTGCAAGCTGGTGATGATGCAAAAAATGTAAGGTGGATAGATGTTAGTGATTCTCTGGTGCTTTATGCAAGTCACAAAGATCTTGTTTTAAAAGTGGCAGAAAAGCATAAATCCTACTGGTAA
- the LOC100119518 gene encoding DAP3-binding cell death enhancer 1, protein MWKFVTRGIRESLERRACRTNVYSQTSQDGNGGNSTEQKKVICSDGKILTPKFSTFYHDCCGNTKQSGAKDKEYQNKYDAKYTWTDAVGWSSVLAVGYVVCQSLCIRRRLFEIDNKNFESWHNRLFVKPQIQASRLLNHLLPVPKYILPLSNPIQPKGTSEVLINSDINVDQPYGPITAQEALKEAVNEFACTHETILGELELDYGSKALEEKRYEDAVEHFTTGANLSSTASMFNLALCYELGLGTSTDYAKAVKYYKRAADKGHADAMYNLGIYHAQGKGGLRTNLDTARQLFTEAAKKGQTQALKALQLERSFKKRPNLEHKSKYNLEPKTISSSVDSNIVTKLMNYNNILTSDLNTDTIQSDQFINSYEKDMDRKSPTDMFLEMLNINERSAIPILSVGESGP, encoded by the exons ATGTGGAAGTTCGTGACCCGAGGGATCCGCGAGTCTCTGGAGCGTCGAGCCTGCCGTACTAACGTCTACTCGCAAACCTCTCAGGATGGCAACGGAGGCAACAGCACCGAGCAGAAGAAGGTCATCTGTTCTGACGGAAAAATCCTAACTCCCAAGTTCTCGACCTTTTATCATGACTGCTGCGGAAATACCAAACAGTCTGGTGCCAAGGACAAAGAGTATCAAAACAAGTACGACGCCAAGTACACCTGGACTGACGCTGTAGGCTGG TCTAGCGTATTAGCAGTTGGCTATGTTGTGTGCCAGTCTCTGTGCATTAGAAGAAGATTGTTTGAAATTGACAACAAAAACTTTGAGAGCTGGCATAACAGACTATTCGTAAAACCTCAAATACAAGCTTCCAGACTACTTAATCATTTACTACCAGTGCCAAAGTACATTTTGCCGTTAAGCAATCCTATCCAGCCCAAGGGCACTAGTGAAGTTTTAATCAACAGTGATATCAATGTTGACCAACCATATGGGCCTATCACTGCTCAAGAG GCTCTCAAGGAAGCAGTTAATGAATTTGCGTGCACTCATGAAACAATTTTGGGAGAGTTAGAATTGGATTACGGATCAAAAGCCTTAGAAGAAAAACGATACGAGGATGCTGTTGAACATTTTACTACCGGTGCTAATTTATCATCAACAGCTAGTATGTTTAACTTGGCTCTGTGCTATGAATTAGGTTTAGGAACTTCCACGGACTATGCAAAg GctgttaaatattataaaagagcTGCTGATAAAGGTCACGCCGATGCCATGTACAATTTGGGTATTTATCATGCTCAAGGAAAGGGTGGTCTTAGAACAAATTTGGATACTGCTAGGCAATTATTTACAGAAGCTGCAAAGAAAGGACAAACTCAGGCCCTGAAGGCATTACAATTGGAAAGGTCTTTTAAGAAACGTCCGAACCTGGAACATAAGtctaaatataatttagaacCAAAAACTATAAGCAGTAGTGTAGACAGCAATATTGTTACAAAACTAATgaattataacaatattttaaccTCAGACTTAAATACTGATACAATACAGTCAGAtcaatttataaattcatatgaaaaaGATATGGACAGAAAAAGTCCTACAGATATGTTTTTAGAAATGCTTAATATTAATGAACGAAGTGCCATACCTATTCTCTCTGTGGGAGAAAGTGGTCCTTGA